The DNA region AGCACGATAACCGCGTGCCCGCTGGCGCCGGTCACGATTCGATCGCCCACATCGACCCCGACTCCCGACGCTGCTCCGATTGTCGCGCCGGTGCGCTGAATCTGGACTTCACCGCTCACCGAAGAGAAAGATCCCGCTGCCGTCTGCGCCAGCGCCGGCCCATATACCACAAGCACCAGCACGCTTATGAGCAAAAGCTCGGCACCAAACACGGCGCTATAATGACTTCGGTTTCGACCCATCTAATGGCGCTCCTTTACCGCTAGCGCTCTTTTTGTATTTGTCCGTGCAATGGTATGTCAACCGCCCCGTATAAGTACTTGTAACAGCAGCACAAATGAATCGGGCGCGAGTATCGCTCACGCCCCGGTCATCTCAAATTGAAACCCTGGCGCCCACGCGCGGATTCGGTTCGACAGTCCCTAACGCTTGGAGTATTGCGGCCGCTTGCGCGCCTTGTGACGCCCGTACTTCTTGCGCTCAACCTCGCGCGGATCGCGCGTCAGCATCCCGCCTTTGCGCAGCGTCGGCCGCAGCGTCTCGGTCGCACTGACCAGCGCGCGCGAAATCCCGTGACGGACCGCGTCGGCCTGCGCCGCGATTCCGCCGCCCTCGACGTTCACCAGCACATCGTACTGCCCCACGGTCTCGGTCGCCTCGAACGGCTCCAGAATCCGCATTCGCGACGTCGGGCGCGGAAAGTAGTCCTCGAGCGTGCGCTCGTTAATCGTGATCGTGCCGCTGCCGGGCAGCATCCTGACGCGCGCCACCGCGGTCTTGCGCCGCCCCGTAGTCCAGATGATGTTTTTCTTTTCTGCCATGTGACGATCGTGCCTTGTTATACGCTGACGGTCTTGATTAGACGCTCACGGTCCGGATTATACGCTTACGCTTTTGGGCTTCTGCGCAGCGTGCGGATGCTCCGCGCCGCGATAAACCTTGAGCTTATTGAAAATCTGATGGCCGAGTCGATTCTTCGGCAGCATCCCCTTCACCGCAATCTCCAGCAGCCGCTCGGGCTTGGCTTCGAGCATCTTGCCCGCCGACGTCGTGCGGATTCCACCCGGCCATTCCGTATGGCGATGATACAGCTTGCTCAGCGATTTCGATCCCGTCAGGCGAACCTTGGCGGCGTTGATGATAACGACGAAATCGCCGGTATCCTGGTTGGGAGTGTAATCGGGCCGGGTCTTGCCGGTCAGCAGGCTTGCCGCGCGCGACGCCACCCGTCCGAGCGCTCGCTCGCTTGCATCGATCACCACCCAGTTGCGGTCGCGCAGCCCATTCTCGCGCGAGATGCTGCGGGTTTGTTCGGTTAGCTTCAAGTTCGTGCACCAGTGCAAAAGTGAAATAGACGTTAATTTTGGCGGGGCCGATGGGATTTGAACCCACGACTTCCGACGTGACAGGCCGGCGTTCTAACCGGGCTGAACTACGACCCCGCCCGAACCATCCTTTGTTACATTTTCCAGCCCGCGTAGCAACAACGGTGCTCGCGCGGGCAGCGCCGTAATTT from Candidatus Binatus sp. includes:
- the rpsI gene encoding 30S ribosomal protein S9 yields the protein MAEKKNIIWTTGRRKTAVARVRMLPGSGTITINERTLEDYFPRPTSRMRILEPFEATETVGQYDVLVNVEGGGIAAQADAVRHGISRALVSATETLRPTLRKGGMLTRDPREVERKKYGRHKARKRPQYSKR
- the rplM gene encoding 50S ribosomal protein L13 yields the protein MKLTEQTRSISRENGLRDRNWVVIDASERALGRVASRAASLLTGKTRPDYTPNQDTGDFVVIINAAKVRLTGSKSLSKLYHRHTEWPGGIRTTSAGKMLEAKPERLLEIAVKGMLPKNRLGHQIFNKLKVYRGAEHPHAAQKPKSVSV